In Dolichospermum flos-aquae CCAP 1403/13F, the following proteins share a genomic window:
- a CDS encoding GDYXXLXY domain-containing protein, which yields MKNDFPESKKTSNPEMQFSEKLTFRDYLIATEQKANKPLPIWRLIAPLLVQVGLILAVPSQAMYTDMTGKTVILQTVAINPNDVVRGSSLNLDYNISRPETLRRLPGWNNWLRRNSRRGRQISQGSTLYLILQERQSFDRNELQSWKPIRVSSNRPVDLSNNQVALKGNYQDGLINYGLENYFIPEEQRQQINEDISQVQENRNGRQQPILVRVKVDPQGNAIPTGLSIRDANGERGYRNYRFQ from the coding sequence ATGAAAAATGACTTCCCTGAATCAAAAAAAACCTCAAACCCAGAAATGCAATTTTCTGAAAAGTTAACCTTTCGGGATTATCTTATTGCTACAGAACAGAAAGCTAATAAACCTTTACCAATTTGGCGATTAATTGCCCCTTTATTGGTTCAAGTAGGTTTAATTTTGGCTGTACCTTCTCAAGCCATGTATACAGACATGACTGGTAAGACGGTAATTTTGCAAACTGTAGCTATAAATCCTAATGATGTTGTCCGAGGTTCTTCATTGAACTTGGATTATAATATTTCTCGTCCCGAAACTTTGAGAAGATTACCAGGTTGGAATAATTGGTTGCGAAGAAATTCCCGCAGAGGTAGACAAATTTCCCAAGGAAGTACCTTATATCTAATTTTGCAAGAACGACAATCTTTTGATAGGAATGAACTCCAATCTTGGAAACCTATCCGAGTAAGTAGTAATCGCCCTGTTGATTTATCTAATAATCAGGTAGCTTTAAAAGGTAATTATCAAGACGGTTTAATTAATTATGGGTTGGAAAACTATTTCATTCCTGAAGAACAAAGACAACAGATTAATGAAGATATTTCACAAGTTCAGGAAAACAGAAATGGTAGACAACAACCAATTTTAGTCAGGGTAAAAGTAGATCCTCAAGGTAATGCTATTCCTACGGGTTTATCCATAAGAGATGCGAATGGTGAACGTGGCTATCGCAATTATCGTTTTCAATAG